One Leptolyngbya subtilissima AS-A7 genomic window carries:
- a CDS encoding efflux RND transporter permease subunit — protein MTTPSSFPKSSFSISGLAIRQHIGTLMLTLTVFVMGFFITTQLPVDLLPAITYPRIGLRGDAPGLSPEVAVDEITRPLEEALATTEGVVQVFSQTREGQVSIDLYFEPGGNIDQALNDATATLNRARGTLPETFETPRLFKVDPSQLPVYEMALTSDSLSAQELRIFAEEELSREIQQVSGVASADVSGGVNEQVQVNVDLRRLQAVGIGVTDIIDALSDRNQDISGGRLRGGDEETLTRLVGRFESAEELQNLPITVPGTDPPQQVLLQDVATVIDGTEEQRVFVFLNGEPAVKVSIQKQPAANTIDVVDGVKSKLDQMRQAGQIPEGMETVATLDESRFIRSSINNVTGSGLSGAALAGLAVLLFLGSLRQTFIILLAIPLASLVALVLMGLFGLSLNVFSLGGLALGVGIVVDNSIVMLENMANRAEEMERSRQTGGVYSRSEAIFQAEASSQELEGTLVAATTTNLVSVLPFLLIGGFISLIFNELILTVTFSVAASLVVALTVVPALAARMVMGRSTQSLQSWGPFRWFNTRLEGVTLAYGRWLSRALRHRIIIIALALLVFGGSSIFMLGQIPQEILPRISTGQARVSVRFPPGTTAAANQQVMQAVEEFLLTQPETDYVFTTAGGSLFGTSTSENTLRGSSTITLKPGTNTVSYVDRVNAELSKLPVVDTRINVTPESVRGLFLSNSPVRADLDVGLQSEDTEVLLQAGQQVVEALGQQATLARYRPDGEEPQAEVQIRPDWARAEDLSLTAADIGTTIQTALTGSIPTQLQRGNRLVDIKVQLEPGTVQRSSQLLDIPLFTDDGQLVQLGDVAQVGLGEAPGQIQRINRRQVFLISGDLAEGASLSEALSEAQDVIAGLELPEGVTVLPSSAAATNAELQDALVMLGALSAFLVFTVMAVQYNSLIDPLVIMLTVPLALAGGILGLYVTQTAIGATVVVGAVLLVGIVVNNAIIMVELANQIYKATGCSRQEAILRAAPRRLRPILMTTITAVLGLFPLALGIGEGSEFLQPLGIVVFFGQSLATVLTLFIIPCFYTLLHGGFGSGGKGAIAEDDSIEPVDSSEVFQS, from the coding sequence ATGACTACCCCCTCCTCCTTTCCCAAGAGCAGCTTTAGCATTAGCGGGTTGGCGATTCGCCAACACATTGGCACCCTCATGCTGACGCTGACCGTCTTCGTGATGGGCTTTTTTATTACTACGCAGCTGCCGGTAGACCTGCTGCCCGCCATTACCTATCCGCGCATTGGCCTCCGTGGCGATGCGCCAGGACTGTCCCCAGAGGTGGCAGTGGATGAGATTACTCGGCCCCTAGAGGAAGCCCTGGCAACCACCGAAGGCGTGGTGCAGGTGTTTTCTCAAACCCGAGAAGGTCAGGTCAGCATCGATTTGTATTTTGAACCCGGCGGCAATATCGATCAGGCTCTTAACGATGCCACGGCTACTCTCAACCGCGCCCGCGGCACTCTGCCCGAAACCTTTGAAACACCGCGACTGTTTAAGGTTGATCCCTCCCAGCTACCGGTGTACGAAATGGCGCTCACCTCCGATAGCCTGAGTGCCCAAGAGCTGCGCATCTTTGCTGAAGAAGAGTTATCCCGAGAGATTCAGCAGGTATCCGGTGTTGCTAGCGCCGATGTATCGGGTGGAGTAAACGAGCAGGTGCAGGTGAATGTGGATTTGCGCCGCTTGCAGGCGGTGGGCATTGGGGTAACCGACATCATTGATGCACTCAGCGATCGCAACCAGGATATCTCCGGTGGTCGCCTGCGCGGTGGTGACGAGGAAACCCTCACCCGCCTAGTGGGCCGCTTTGAATCAGCAGAGGAGTTGCAGAACCTGCCCATTACCGTACCTGGCACCGATCCTCCCCAGCAGGTGCTCCTGCAGGATGTGGCTACCGTCATCGATGGCACCGAAGAGCAGCGGGTTTTTGTCTTCCTGAACGGCGAGCCCGCGGTCAAAGTCAGCATTCAAAAGCAACCAGCGGCTAACACGATTGATGTGGTAGACGGAGTTAAGTCTAAGCTCGACCAGATGCGTCAGGCAGGTCAAATTCCTGAGGGGATGGAGACCGTTGCTACCCTAGACGAGTCGCGGTTTATCCGCAGCTCCATCAATAACGTGACAGGCTCAGGTCTGTCTGGAGCCGCGCTGGCTGGCCTGGCCGTGCTGCTATTTCTAGGGTCTCTACGGCAGACATTTATTATTTTGCTGGCCATTCCCCTGGCTAGCCTAGTCGCCCTGGTTCTCATGGGGTTGTTTGGTCTGTCCCTCAATGTATTTAGCCTGGGCGGGCTGGCCCTAGGTGTGGGCATTGTGGTTGACAACTCCATTGTGATGCTCGAGAACATGGCCAACCGGGCCGAAGAAATGGAGCGATCGCGCCAGACCGGCGGGGTTTACAGCCGCAGCGAAGCCATCTTTCAGGCCGAAGCCAGCAGTCAGGAGCTAGAAGGAACCCTGGTAGCCGCTACCACCACCAACTTGGTGTCGGTGCTGCCCTTTCTGCTGATTGGCGGCTTTATCTCACTGATCTTCAACGAACTGATTTTGACCGTTACCTTTTCTGTAGCGGCCTCCCTCGTGGTGGCCTTGACGGTAGTGCCTGCCCTAGCCGCACGGATGGTGATGGGGCGCAGCACCCAATCGCTCCAGAGCTGGGGGCCATTTCGCTGGTTCAACACCCGTCTCGAAGGCGTTACCTTGGCCTACGGGCGTTGGCTCAGCCGTGCCCTGCGGCATCGCATCATAATTATTGCTCTAGCGCTACTGGTGTTTGGCGGCAGCAGCATTTTTATGCTGGGCCAAATTCCCCAAGAAATTTTGCCTCGCATTAGCACTGGGCAGGCCCGCGTTTCCGTCCGTTTTCCACCCGGTACAACGGCGGCAGCTAACCAGCAAGTCATGCAGGCGGTAGAAGAATTCCTGCTGACTCAGCCCGAAACCGATTACGTGTTTACTACCGCTGGCGGCTCTCTCTTTGGCACTAGCACCAGCGAAAACACCCTGCGCGGCAGCAGCACAATTACGCTAAAGCCTGGTACCAACACGGTGAGCTACGTCGATCGCGTCAATGCTGAACTCAGCAAGTTGCCCGTAGTAGACACCCGCATTAACGTCACTCCCGAGTCGGTGCGAGGGCTGTTTTTGAGTAATTCTCCGGTGCGCGCCGATCTGGACGTAGGCCTGCAAAGCGAAGATACCGAAGTCTTGCTACAGGCTGGCCAGCAGGTTGTTGAAGCCTTGGGCCAACAGGCTACCCTAGCCCGCTATCGACCCGATGGGGAAGAACCTCAGGCAGAGGTGCAGATTCGCCCTGACTGGGCCAGAGCTGAAGACTTGAGCCTCACGGCGGCCGACATTGGTACCACCATTCAGACGGCGCTGACGGGGTCAATTCCGACCCAGCTGCAGCGGGGCAACCGCCTAGTAGACATCAAAGTGCAGCTTGAACCCGGCACTGTGCAGCGTTCCTCTCAACTGCTGGATATTCCGCTATTCACCGACGATGGCCAGTTGGTGCAGCTGGGCGATGTTGCCCAGGTTGGTTTAGGAGAAGCCCCCGGCCAAATTCAGCGCATCAACCGTCGACAGGTGTTCTTGATCTCTGGTGACTTGGCGGAGGGGGCCAGCCTGAGCGAAGCCCTAAGCGAAGCCCAAGACGTAATCGCTGGGCTTGAACTCCCTGAAGGAGTGACTGTGCTTCCCAGTTCGGCGGCGGCCACCAATGCTGAGCTACAGGACGCCTTGGTCATGCTGGGGGCGCTATCTGCCTTTCTAGTCTTTACGGTCATGGCAGTGCAGTACAACTCGCTGATCGACCCGCTGGTGATTATGCTGACAGTGCCCCTGGCGCTGGCGGGCGGCATCTTGGGTCTATATGTAACTCAAACCGCGATCGGCGCAACGGTGGTTGTCGGGGCTGTGCTGCTGGTGGGCATTGTGGTCAACAACGCCATCATTATGGTGGAGTTGGCCAACCAGATCTATAAAGCTACCGGCTGCTCTCGCCAGGAAGCCATTCTGCGCGCTGCCCCCCGTCGCCTACGCCCCATTTTGATGACGACCATCACTGCGGTGCTGGGCCTGTTTCCCCTAGCCCTGGGCATTGGTGAAGGGTCTGAATTCTTACAACCTCTGGGCATCGTGGTGTTTTTTGGGCAATCTCTGGCTACGGTGCTGACGCTGTTTATCATTCCCTGTTTCTATACCCTGCTCCATGGCGGGTTTGGTTCGGGCGGCAAAGGGGCGATCGCCGAAGACGACTCGATTGAGCCGGTAGATTCGTCTGAAGTTTTTCAATCTTAG
- a CDS encoding efflux RND transporter periplasmic adaptor subunit — protein MVVQRFRSAKGLLGRSSGLLIMAGIAIATVACGKPVEPAAQAQSEQQEGPAVVDTAVAAAGEDSSRIYTGTTSPAREVSLRSQAEGRLLSLARDVGDTVQQGQVIATIDNVLLQTAVGEAQAELAARQFEVAQAEAELADIRTSIEDARVRLQQASNDAQRLVTLASQGAISAQAAEQAQTTLRTSEQALASSQEQVRTRQQAVAAAQQRVEAQRSILREAQQRLSFANLTASLSGVVLERVAEPGDLILPGEAVLTLGDLSEVLVVIEVADSNLSEFSVGQSVEIAIDAFPDETFTGQVTRISPVADSTSRLLPIEITVANPGSRIGSGLLARVTSTGNQSETVVVPESALETAENSENQIFVVAEADGDPVVESRSVQVGDRADGQVTILSGLALGEQYVVRSSQPLEAGQAVKLSLTSEG, from the coding sequence ATGGTTGTTCAACGGTTTCGATCGGCCAAGGGTCTCCTTGGCCGATCATCAGGGCTTTTAATCATGGCGGGTATTGCGATCGCAACGGTAGCCTGTGGCAAACCTGTAGAGCCCGCCGCCCAGGCCCAGTCCGAGCAGCAAGAGGGCCCTGCCGTAGTAGATACAGCCGTAGCTGCCGCTGGCGAAGATTCGAGCCGCATCTACACTGGCACCACCAGCCCGGCGCGGGAGGTCTCGCTGCGATCGCAGGCCGAGGGGCGGCTGCTTTCCCTGGCTCGTGACGTCGGTGATACGGTGCAGCAGGGCCAGGTGATTGCCACCATCGACAATGTGCTGCTGCAAACCGCCGTGGGCGAGGCCCAGGCCGAACTCGCTGCCCGCCAGTTTGAGGTCGCCCAGGCCGAAGCCGAACTGGCCGACATTCGCACCTCCATTGAAGACGCGCGGGTGCGGCTCCAGCAGGCCAGCAATGATGCTCAGCGCCTAGTGACCCTCGCATCCCAAGGAGCGATCTCGGCCCAAGCTGCCGAGCAGGCTCAAACCACTCTGCGAACCTCTGAACAAGCCCTGGCCTCTTCCCAAGAGCAGGTGCGTACCCGACAACAGGCTGTCGCGGCCGCCCAGCAGCGCGTCGAAGCCCAACGATCGATTTTGCGCGAGGCCCAGCAGCGCCTCTCCTTCGCCAACCTAACGGCCTCGCTGTCAGGGGTCGTGCTCGAACGCGTCGCCGAACCCGGCGATTTAATCCTCCCTGGCGAAGCCGTCTTAACCCTGGGCGATCTGTCAGAAGTGCTGGTGGTGATTGAAGTGGCCGACAGCAACCTCAGCGAATTTAGCGTTGGGCAGTCGGTTGAGATCGCCATCGATGCTTTCCCCGACGAAACTTTCACCGGTCAAGTGACGCGCATCTCGCCGGTCGCCGACAGCACCTCGCGCCTGCTGCCGATTGAGATTACCGTGGCCAATCCCGGTAGCCGCATCGGTAGTGGTCTGCTGGCCCGAGTGACCAGCACCGGCAATCAATCCGAGACCGTTGTCGTGCCCGAAAGCGCCTTGGAGACCGCGGAAAATAGCGAGAACCAGATCTTTGTGGTCGCTGAGGCTGATGGCGACCCGGTGGTTGAGTCGCGATCGGTGCAGGTGGGCGATCGCGCTGATGGCCAAGTCACCATTCTCTCTGGCCTCGCCCTCGGCGAACAGTATGTTGTGCGCAGCAGCCAGCCCCTAGAAGCAGGGCAAGCCGTAAAGCTCAGTTTGACCTCCGAAGGCTGA
- a CDS encoding lysozyme yields the protein MDDDKLPPVWQKILMLSGLAASILVPLSIGMVGHSNRSIQANNMGLRSVDVLGEPPRSEAESLGKWAVSLINGHSHAPLPEVAQQEKLQPETPGVELVATFEGAGLAEDGKIYPYDDGLGNQIIGYGHLIQPQEHQSGTINIDGELVPFARGISQAQAKTLLDQDLKPIRQKIDDLVTVELVNNQRDALASFVYNIGLQAFEESTLLKKLNAGEYDAVPAELMKFTKAGGEEFPGLVNRRKAEVELWNTPDASAQE from the coding sequence ATGGATGACGACAAGCTGCCCCCGGTTTGGCAAAAGATTCTGATGCTCAGTGGTCTAGCGGCGAGTATTTTAGTGCCCCTGAGTATCGGCATGGTGGGGCACAGCAATCGATCGATTCAGGCTAATAACATGGGCTTGCGCTCCGTTGATGTGCTTGGAGAACCGCCCCGCTCTGAAGCAGAAAGCCTAGGCAAGTGGGCGGTTAGTCTGATCAACGGACATTCTCACGCGCCGCTGCCCGAGGTCGCCCAGCAGGAGAAGCTTCAACCAGAGACGCCGGGAGTTGAGTTGGTGGCAACCTTCGAAGGTGCCGGCTTGGCTGAGGACGGAAAGATTTATCCCTACGATGATGGCTTGGGCAACCAGATCATCGGTTATGGGCACCTGATTCAACCCCAAGAGCACCAGTCGGGGACTATTAACATCGACGGCGAATTGGTACCCTTTGCTAGGGGTATTAGCCAAGCCCAGGCTAAAACCCTGCTCGATCAAGACTTGAAGCCAATTCGCCAAAAAATCGACGATCTTGTTACCGTTGAGCTTGTCAACAACCAGCGCGACGCCTTAGCTTCATTCGTCTATAACATTGGGCTACAGGCTTTTGAAGAAAGCACGCTGCTGAAAAAGCTCAATGCTGGCGAGTACGATGCTGTGCCCGCAGAACTGATGAAATTTACTAAGGCTGGCGGTGAGGAGTTTCCTGGCTTAGTTAACCGACGCAAAGCCGAAGTTGAGCTGTGGAACACACCCGATGCCTCTGCCCAAGAGTAG
- a CDS encoding SDR family oxidoreductase: MAHPTLASTHRRLLITGASGFLGWHLARAAQPTWQVEGTYHRHVPPLPGVKLHCIDLTDAIALNEWLAQVVPDAVIHTAALSQPNRCEQEPNLSYAMNVEATRVLAQFCGSHQIPLAFTSTDQVFDGLAAPYDETSPPNPISVYGRHKVEAETIIQALHPAAVICRMPLLYGPPSPTAECFLQGFLRTLEAGQPLHLFTDEFRTPTYVEDAALGLLLALENASGLLHLGGPDRISRYDFGLRMAEVFGLDKDLILASKQADVTLPAPRPPDVSSASQKAFELGYRPRGTMAGLTAVKEWSLSSRTQ; the protein is encoded by the coding sequence ATGGCACACCCCACCTTGGCCTCAACCCACCGCCGACTGTTGATTACCGGTGCTAGCGGCTTTTTGGGCTGGCATTTGGCTCGCGCGGCTCAGCCAACTTGGCAGGTTGAGGGCACCTACCACCGCCACGTTCCGCCGCTGCCAGGGGTGAAGCTGCACTGTATTGATCTGACTGATGCGATCGCCCTCAACGAATGGCTCGCGCAGGTCGTCCCCGACGCTGTGATCCACACCGCTGCCCTGTCGCAGCCCAACCGTTGTGAGCAGGAGCCCAACCTCTCCTATGCCATGAATGTCGAAGCGACGCGGGTGCTGGCTCAGTTTTGCGGCAGCCACCAAATTCCCTTGGCCTTTACCTCTACCGACCAAGTGTTTGACGGCCTGGCAGCTCCCTACGACGAAACCTCGCCCCCTAATCCCATCAGCGTTTATGGTCGCCACAAGGTCGAAGCTGAGACCATCATTCAGGCCTTACACCCCGCCGCTGTGATCTGCCGCATGCCGCTGCTGTACGGTCCGCCCAGCCCGACGGCAGAGTGCTTTTTGCAGGGCTTCTTGCGCACGCTAGAAGCAGGGCAGCCCCTACACCTGTTTACCGACGAGTTTCGCACCCCGACCTACGTCGAAGATGCCGCCCTTGGCCTGCTGCTGGCTCTAGAGAATGCCTCTGGCCTGCTGCACCTTGGTGGCCCCGATCGCATCAGCCGCTACGACTTTGGCCTGCGGATGGCCGAGGTCTTTGGCCTCGATAAAGACCTCATTCTGGCCAGCAAACAGGCCGATGTGACCCTGCCTGCCCCCCGCCCGCCCGATGTGTCGTCTGCCAGCCAAAAGGCGTTTGAGCTAGGTTATCGCCCGCGCGGCACCATGGCGGGGTTGACAGCTGTGAAAGAATGGTCGCTAAGCTCTCGCACTCAATAA